The following DNA comes from Bacteroidia bacterium.
ACCGGTAACGGTATTGTAGTGAATAAACATCGTAAGCCCTTCCGGATATTGCGGTGCCTCCAGCTCAATCTGCCAAATAGGTGTGATAAACACCGGGAGGATAAAAAACAAGGAAAGAATAAAAAATGCCCTTGAAATAAAATTGGCCTTTTTCTCCGCAATGATTTCCATAAATTTCTCTATTTAAAAAAAGAAGCAGGAGTTTTCTCTCCTGCTTCTAACCCAACCTCTATTGCCCCTCGTTCAGGCTCCATTTCAGGGGAGTGTTTGCGCTCTGATCAGACACTCTGATATATCCCTGCATTTCCTGGTGAAGAGCCGAACAAAAATCTGTACAGTAGAAAGGATACACGCCCGGAGTCTTCGGCTCCCAACGGAGCGTGGATGTTTCTCCCGGCATAATCAGCAATTCCGAATTACCGGCTCCCTTGACGGCAAAGCCGTGAGGAATATCCCAGTCCTGCTCCAGGTTGGTTATATGCCAGTAAACAACATCACCCACCTTGATTCCCTCGATATTATCCGGGGAGAAGTGCGAACGTATGCAAGTCATATAAATATGAACTTCATTACCCTTCCGCACCACTTTGGATTCCTTCTCAGTTTTGGTTACATATTCGTGATGATTCTCCTCCAGCTTATAAATCTTTGTGCTATTTTTCATGATAAGATCTGCCGCACAAGCCTGCGCGTAATGCGGTTCTCCCACGGTCGGAAAATCAAGCAACAGTTTCATTTTTTCCCCAGAAATGTCAATCAGTTGTGCCGACTGCGTTAATTCAGGACCGGTGGGGAGGTAGCGGTCTTTTGTGATCTTATTCAGCGCGATCACATATTTCCCCTTTGGATTTTTGCTGTCACCCTCAGGAATACAAAGGTGTCCTATAGAATAATATGTAGGAATGCGATCTACAACTTCCCAGGTGCCCAGTTTCCACTTCACAATCTCTGAAGAAAGGAACATGGACGTATAACCGTAGCCCTGGTCATCAAACTCGGTGTGCAATGGTCCGAGCCCGGGCTTCTGAACTTCTCCGGCAATTACCGCATCGTATTTCAGTACAGGTATACCATTCACTTCCCCATCGAATGCTTTGCTGTCTATCGCTTTGATCATCTTTTCGAAAGAATATACCGGAATCATGGCTGCGAGTTTACCGCCGGCGCAGATGAATTCTCCGGTTGGACTCACATCTACGCCATGCGGCGATTTCGGACAGGGCATAAAATAAACTACACCCGGGCACTCCTTCGGATCAAGCAATTTCTGATTCTTCAGCAGCTCCGATACCACCAGGTGCTTATCCTCCTGCAGCACATTATGGCAATAAGGCGTATTCATATCCTTCACCTTCCCGGCCTCCAGATACTCAATCGCTTTTTTCCAGTTTACAGCCAGGATAAAATCCTTGTCATTCTGGCTGGCATTGGCCTCGAGCATGGTATTGGCCTGCTCGCTGTTATAGCAGGTGAAAAAGGTCCAGTCTTTGGAAACACCCTTGCCCGCGCGATTTTTATCATAATCGAATGGCGGAGCCAGGATCTGAACCGCAAGACTCATATTCCCTGTCTTATCATCCACTTTAATCAGAGAAATCAATCCGTTGAAATTCTCCTTGTAAGTGGAAATAGGCACATCCCGGTTATCCGGCACAGGTACGCTGAAACGTCCGCCGGCCACCAGGTACTCCGTGTTCTCCGTGCAATAGGGAGATGGGTGGTTTCCTCCACTATTAGGAATTTCAATAATCTCTGCCGTTTTAAAAGTTTTCAAATCAATCCGTGCAATCCGCGGGGTGTTGTTTTCATTAATAAACAGCCAGCGTCCATCGGCATTCCCTCCGGTTTTGGAAAGTACAGGATGGTGTGCATCACCCCAGGGAACAAATCCATGCGAAGTCATCAACATGGGCTTGGTTTCTTCGCTGTAACCATATCCCTTTTCTGCATCCTGCGAAAAAACAGGTATTACGCGGAACAGGCGTCCGGACGGTAGCCCGTAAACGCTCACCTGACCGCTGAATCCCCCGGAAGCGAACATATAAAAGTCGTCGTATTTCCCCGGTGCTACATACACTGCATCTGCAGCATTACCGGCACCAGCGGCCAGATTAGTTTCTTTCTCACCGCATGCCCCGATCAGTACCGAGGCGAAGGCAAAGATTAAAGCAATTTTTCCTGTTGATCTCATAATGATATGTATTTATTTATAATTTTTATTTATCCAACGATCTGAAATATTCCAGAATGTTTCTCGCCTCCTCTTCCGTAAGACTTTGATTGGCCATTGGAGCCATGTATTGGGCGAGCAACTCTTTAGCCACAGGATCTTTTTCTGTCATCTCCACCGGGTTCAGGATCATATTCATCACCCACTCCGGCGTGCGCCGTTTTGTTACACCCTGCAACGGAGGGCCAACGTGTTTGGCATCCCATTTATGGCAAGCCGTACATTTATTCTCATATAATGCCTTCCCCTTTTCGCTCATTTCTGTGCTGATATCCCCAAGCGAAACAGTTTTAACAGGTCCGATCCCCTTGTTTGACATAGGATCAGTGTTCGTCGGAGTTTCGCCAGACACTGTTGTTTCTGTGGTATTGACCGGTGCCGGGGTTCCCGCGTTTTCACCACAGGATGAAAATAAATATACTGCCAGTCCGAAGACTCCCCCCACTACTAAATGCGCTTTGCTTTTCATAATCACTCCGTTTTTACGGTACGAAGTACGCAACAGCGCGATAACTGAAAGATGACTGATGTCAGCCGGAAAAATACTTTTTCGTAGGATACCCGAAACGTGAGTTCAGACAGAAGACCT
Coding sequences within:
- a CDS encoding cytochrome c, whose translation is MKSKAHLVVGGVFGLAVYLFSSCGENAGTPAPVNTTETTVSGETPTNTDPMSNKGIGPVKTVSLGDISTEMSEKGKALYENKCTACHKWDAKHVGPPLQGVTKRRTPEWVMNMILNPVEMTEKDPVAKELLAQYMAPMANQSLTEEEARNILEYFRSLDK
- the nosZ gene encoding Sec-dependent nitrous-oxide reductase; amino-acid sequence: MRSTGKIALIFAFASVLIGACGEKETNLAAGAGNAADAVYVAPGKYDDFYMFASGGFSGQVSVYGLPSGRLFRVIPVFSQDAEKGYGYSEETKPMLMTSHGFVPWGDAHHPVLSKTGGNADGRWLFINENNTPRIARIDLKTFKTAEIIEIPNSGGNHPSPYCTENTEYLVAGGRFSVPVPDNRDVPISTYKENFNGLISLIKVDDKTGNMSLAVQILAPPFDYDKNRAGKGVSKDWTFFTCYNSEQANTMLEANASQNDKDFILAVNWKKAIEYLEAGKVKDMNTPYCHNVLQEDKHLVVSELLKNQKLLDPKECPGVVYFMPCPKSPHGVDVSPTGEFICAGGKLAAMIPVYSFEKMIKAIDSKAFDGEVNGIPVLKYDAVIAGEVQKPGLGPLHTEFDDQGYGYTSMFLSSEIVKWKLGTWEVVDRIPTYYSIGHLCIPEGDSKNPKGKYVIALNKITKDRYLPTGPELTQSAQLIDISGEKMKLLLDFPTVGEPHYAQACAADLIMKNSTKIYKLEENHHEYVTKTEKESKVVRKGNEVHIYMTCIRSHFSPDNIEGIKVGDVVYWHITNLEQDWDIPHGFAVKGAGNSELLIMPGETSTLRWEPKTPGVYPFYCTDFCSALHQEMQGYIRVSDQSANTPLKWSLNEGQ